One Bacteroidota bacterium DNA segment encodes these proteins:
- a CDS encoding T9SS type A sorting domain-containing protein translates to MKKVFLVFCFVFSLSAMFRAQVYFNNRYGLPGDYTGGSQIVFSQNAYFVAGSACAQANCAEAALFKIDISGNLIWEKKLTQDHYSNANTVTALSDGNFMVCGKDSLPGIFLWKVDANGNTLWTNSIYDSTFHRTALMCKEADDHGLVIVGWGGSPTGNSKIILLKTDAAGNLLWEKRTTPPYYGYGTSLDKCIDGGFIIGGTWVVPNCSGPPFSYAYLQKTDSVGNMQWQHLYNINSTTGGARGADVIAVKEKFIFSATAFGDNYCQIGAICVLKTDSVGNIIWQTPLTQTAPGTYAGNLCLLSNGAYVVSGTAPHTSFSVHMDGVLIKVNDNGMEQWCGHYENIFGPGSSNYLYDVVVAPDGGYAAGGMVMPAAPDTGINDMWVMKTDGNGCDAFGNCPSPIVSGVPVNIQNENDFSVFPDPSDGIFTVHSDFDNYDLGIFDVNGKLILEKNSAEKKSEIDLTDQPAGIYFLKITGERGQIMTKKIIKN, encoded by the coding sequence ATGAAAAAAGTTTTTCTCGTTTTTTGTTTTGTTTTTTCACTTTCGGCAATGTTCCGGGCGCAGGTCTATTTCAACAACCGGTATGGACTTCCGGGCGACTACACCGGCGGCTCACAAATTGTTTTTTCTCAGAATGCATATTTCGTTGCGGGCAGCGCGTGCGCCCAGGCAAATTGTGCTGAAGCAGCATTGTTCAAAATTGATATTTCCGGCAATCTTATCTGGGAAAAGAAACTTACGCAGGACCATTATTCCAATGCGAATACTGTGACCGCTCTCAGTGATGGAAATTTCATGGTGTGCGGAAAGGATTCTCTTCCGGGAATTTTTTTGTGGAAAGTGGATGCGAACGGGAACACACTCTGGACAAATAGCATTTACGATTCCACTTTCCATCGCACTGCACTTATGTGCAAAGAAGCGGATGATCATGGACTTGTTATTGTTGGATGGGGTGGAAGCCCAACAGGAAATTCCAAAATAATTTTGCTGAAAACAGATGCAGCGGGAAATTTATTGTGGGAAAAAAGAACTACGCCTCCTTATTATGGTTATGGAACAAGTCTTGATAAATGTATCGATGGCGGATTTATCATTGGAGGAACATGGGTTGTTCCCAATTGCAGCGGGCCTCCTTTTTCGTATGCCTATCTGCAGAAGACCGACAGCGTGGGAAATATGCAATGGCAGCATCTTTACAACATAAATAGCACAACCGGTGGAGCGCGTGGTGCAGATGTGATTGCAGTAAAAGAAAAATTTATTTTCAGCGCCACCGCTTTTGGAGATAATTATTGCCAGATCGGCGCGATCTGCGTTTTAAAAACAGATTCAGTGGGAAATATCATTTGGCAAACGCCGCTTACTCAGACAGCACCCGGCACTTATGCAGGAAATTTATGTTTATTGTCCAATGGCGCTTATGTCGTTTCCGGAACGGCGCCGCACACCAGTTTCAGCGTACATATGGATGGTGTATTGATAAAAGTGAATGATAATGGAATGGAACAATGGTGCGGCCATTATGAAAATATTTTCGGGCCAGGCAGTTCAAATTATCTCTATGATGTAGTTGTTGCTCCGGATGGCGGATACGCGGCCGGCGGAATGGTTATGCCGGCAGCACCTGACACGGGAATAAATGATATGTGGGTGATGAAAACGGATGGGAATGGCTGCGATGCTTTTGGAAATTGTCCTTCGCCGATCGTGAGCGGAGTGCCGGTTAACATTCAGAATGAAAATGATTTTTCTGTTTTTCCGGATCCTTCCGATGGAATTTTCACGGTGCATTCTGATTTTGATAATTATGATCTCGGGATTTTTGATGTGAATGGAAAATTGATCCTTGAGAAAAATTCTGCAGAAAAGAAAAGTGAAATTGATCTTACGGACCAGCCAGCCGGAATTTATTTTCTGAAGATTACCGGTGAAAGGGGACAGATCATGACGAAGAAGATCATTAAGAATTAA
- the rimO gene encoding 30S ribosomal protein S12 methylthiotransferase RimO yields the protein MKTKTLRRNKVNVVTLGCSKNIFDSEVLMGQLKANNIEVEHESKKDDAGIVIINTCGFIDNAKQESIDTILRFVDAKENGLVEKVYVTGCLSERYKHDLEKEIPEVDAWFGTRDLPRMLKTLKADYKHDLVGERILTTPNHFAYLKISEGCDRPCSFCAIPIMRGKHISTPIEQLIAQAKILAKNGTKELILIAQDSTYYGLDIYKKRNLDELLHKLSEVDGIDWIRLHYAFPSGFPMEILDVMRTNEKICNYLDMPLQHISDAMLKSMKRGTTKQKTIDLVNRIREKVPGITLRTTLIAGYPGETEKDHEEMLRWVEETKFDRLGIFTYSHEENTSAFELKDDVEPEIKQERASAVMEMQSGISFVMNQNKVGEEMKVLFDRKESGFFIGRTESDSPEVDNEVLVDAAQDFVRIGDFANVKIEKAEEFDLYGSVVC from the coding sequence ATGAAAACAAAAACACTCCGGCGGAATAAAGTGAACGTGGTAACGCTCGGCTGTTCGAAAAATATTTTCGATAGCGAAGTGCTGATGGGCCAGTTGAAGGCGAACAATATTGAAGTGGAGCATGAAAGCAAAAAAGATGACGCAGGAATTGTGATCATCAATACGTGTGGTTTCATTGACAATGCAAAACAGGAAAGTATAGATACCATTCTCCGTTTCGTGGATGCGAAGGAAAACGGGCTCGTCGAAAAAGTTTACGTCACCGGATGTCTCAGTGAACGCTACAAACACGATCTCGAAAAAGAAATTCCGGAAGTGGATGCATGGTTCGGCACGCGCGATCTTCCCCGTATGCTGAAAACGCTCAAGGCAGATTACAAGCACGACCTTGTTGGAGAAAGAATTCTTACCACGCCGAATCATTTTGCTTACCTGAAAATTTCGGAAGGATGCGATCGCCCGTGCTCGTTCTGCGCGATACCGATCATGCGCGGGAAACATATTTCCACCCCCATTGAACAACTCATAGCGCAGGCAAAAATTCTTGCGAAGAACGGAACGAAAGAATTGATCCTGATCGCGCAGGATTCCACTTACTACGGGCTCGACATTTATAAAAAAAGAAATCTCGATGAATTGCTCCACAAACTTTCTGAAGTGGACGGCATCGACTGGATACGTTTGCATTATGCATTTCCGAGTGGTTTCCCAATGGAAATTCTCGACGTGATGCGAACGAATGAAAAGATCTGCAATTATCTCGACATGCCTTTGCAGCACATCAGCGATGCGATGCTGAAAAGTATGAAGCGGGGAACCACGAAACAAAAGACGATTGATCTTGTAAATAGGATCCGCGAAAAAGTTCCGGGCATTACTTTGCGCACCACGCTCATTGCGGGTTACCCGGGCGAGACGGAAAAAGATCATGAAGAAATGCTGCGCTGGGTGGAAGAAACAAAATTCGACCGGCTCGGCATCTTCACCTATTCCCACGAAGAAAATACTTCTGCTTTCGAATTGAAGGATGATGTGGAACCGGAAATAAAACAGGAACGCGCAAGCGCTGTAATGGAAATGCAATCGGGAATTTCATTTGTAATGAACCAGAACAAGGTGGGAGAAGAGATGAAAGTTCTTTTCGACCGTAAAGAATCCGGTTTTTTCATTGGGAGAACCGAATCCGATTCGCCGGAAGTGGATAATGAAGTGCTCGTAGATGCTGCACAGGATTTTGTGCGCATCGGCGATTTTGCCAATGTGAAAATTGAAAAAGCAGAGGAATTTGATCTTTACGGAAGTGTTGTTTGTTAA
- a CDS encoding T9SS type A sorting domain-containing protein → MKKFYFLGVLLTFLFAGMHQRTQAQNTIVCDSVLQTSTCAGGNVIIPFSVTGTFPFGNIFTAQFSDWLGNFGSPVNMGTTFFTIGGNGIIFGTIPANASFSFFYRIRVISSNPQDTSNTSPNSVIITQIAQLNTIISNPGDSACPGDTITLYALNIATAYSWSTGDTTQSIQVTTSGIYSVTTTDALTCQSTTSDTVVFDPSQCTGVAENNFSDQFSLSANPAHDELNINFGNVYDADVLLSIYNSLGQKVQEEKFRAHPSAQEKIGISDLHAGIYFVVLESEGQRVAKKIIVE, encoded by the coding sequence ATGAAAAAATTCTACTTTCTCGGCGTACTTCTCACTTTTCTTTTCGCGGGCATGCACCAGCGTACACAGGCGCAGAACACGATCGTATGCGACAGCGTGCTGCAAACGTCCACCTGCGCGGGAGGAAATGTGATCATCCCGTTTTCAGTAACAGGAACTTTTCCATTCGGAAATATTTTTACGGCACAATTTTCTGACTGGCTTGGAAATTTCGGAAGCCCGGTGAACATGGGAACTACTTTTTTTACGATCGGCGGAAACGGAATTATTTTCGGAACTATTCCTGCCAATGCAAGTTTCAGTTTCTTCTACCGCATTCGCGTCATTTCTTCAAATCCGCAGGACACGAGCAATACGAGCCCGAACTCGGTTATCATTACGCAGATCGCACAATTGAATACGATCATTTCCAATCCGGGCGATTCCGCTTGTCCCGGCGATACGATCACGCTTTACGCACTCAATATTGCTACTGCTTATTCCTGGAGTACCGGTGATACCACGCAATCCATTCAGGTCACTACTTCAGGAATTTATTCGGTGACGACAACGGATGCGCTTACCTGCCAGAGTACGACGAGCGATACCGTGGTATTCGATCCGTCGCAATGCACCGGAGTTGCGGAAAATAATTTTTCAGATCAATTCAGTCTTTCGGCGAATCCGGCGCACGATGAATTGAATATTAATTTCGGAAACGTTTATGACGCTGATGTTTTGCTGAGCATCTACAATTCGCTTGGGCAGAAAGTGCAGGAAGAAAAATTCCGCGCGCATCCGTCAGCGCAGGAGAAGATTGGCATAAGCGATCTCCATGCCGGAATTTATTTTGTGGTACTTGAAAGTGAAGGGCAGCGCGTGGCGAAGAAAATTATTGTGGAGTAA